A stretch of the Sphingosinithalassobacter tenebrarum genome encodes the following:
- a CDS encoding serine hydrolase domain-containing protein, translating to MLHLNRFGLAGIAAAFLATTACIAQTGGQTAPVVSSAPASVATQALVERYVAQDKAPGVVIAYGGRGDPVFASAGNIADGADAAAADPDSLWRVYSMTKPITGMAAMILVEEGKISLDQPVSDFIPGFAEMEVLTDPENSLETRPAAGPVTIRHLLTHTAGLGYNIITKGPLLDEYNRLGINPAAINVQQEVAFRRTRPETLAEFADRVATLPLIADPGTKWSYSIGLDVMGRVIEVASGMSFDQFVQQRLFDPLGMTSSYWTVPQSEVGRLSTNYFFVGDARTPVDPGDNSVFAQPPSFPYGGAGLVMSARDYDRFLHMLLNQGELDGVRVMRAETVRLAMSNLLPEGVYFQGVSGATGGATSGRMGFGAGGSVYLEARPGGAGKGTYGWGGAAGTTGWVDPENGVRGTVMVNYMPSDKWPLRDDAVTAVYADMTP from the coding sequence ATGCTGCATCTGAATCGTTTCGGACTGGCGGGGATTGCCGCCGCATTCCTGGCCACCACGGCCTGTATCGCGCAGACCGGCGGACAGACGGCGCCGGTTGTCAGTAGCGCCCCGGCATCGGTCGCGACGCAGGCGCTCGTCGAACGCTATGTGGCGCAGGACAAGGCGCCGGGCGTCGTCATCGCCTATGGCGGGCGTGGCGATCCGGTATTCGCCAGTGCGGGCAATATCGCCGACGGTGCCGATGCCGCCGCCGCCGATCCCGATTCGCTCTGGCGCGTCTATTCGATGACCAAGCCGATCACCGGCATGGCGGCGATGATCCTGGTCGAAGAGGGCAAGATCAGCCTCGATCAGCCGGTTTCGGATTTTATCCCCGGTTTTGCCGAGATGGAAGTGCTGACCGACCCCGAAAACAGCCTCGAAACGCGGCCGGCTGCCGGGCCGGTGACGATCCGTCACCTGCTGACGCATACCGCCGGGCTCGGCTACAACATCATCACCAAGGGGCCGCTGCTCGACGAATATAACCGGCTGGGCATCAACCCCGCGGCGATCAACGTCCAGCAGGAAGTCGCGTTTCGCCGGACCCGCCCCGAAACGCTCGCCGAATTCGCCGATCGCGTCGCCACGCTGCCGCTGATCGCCGATCCGGGGACGAAATGGAGCTATTCGATCGGGCTCGATGTTATGGGTCGCGTGATCGAAGTCGCCAGCGGCATGTCCTTCGATCAGTTCGTCCAGCAGCGATTGTTCGATCCGCTCGGCATGACGTCGAGCTACTGGACGGTGCCGCAGAGCGAGGTCGGTCGCCTCTCGACCAATTATTTCTTCGTCGGCGATGCTCGCACGCCGGTCGATCCCGGCGACAATTCGGTCTTCGCCCAGCCGCCGAGCTTTCCCTATGGCGGGGCGGGGCTGGTCATGTCGGCGCGCGATTATGACCGTTTCCTGCACATGCTGCTCAATCAAGGCGAACTCGACGGCGTGCGCGTGATGCGCGCGGAAACCGTGCGCCTGGCGATGTCGAACCTGTTGCCCGAAGGCGTGTACTTCCAGGGTGTTTCGGGTGCCACCGGCGGCGCGACGAGCGGCCGGATGGGCTTCGGCGCGGGCGGCTCTGTCTATCTCGAAGCAAGGCCGGGCGGTGCAGGCAAGGGCACTTATGGCTGGGGCGGCGCGGCGGGGACGACCGGCTGGGTCGATCCCGAGAACGGCGTGCGCGGCACGGTGATGGTCAATTACATGCCGTCGGACAAATGGCCGCTGCGCGACGATGCAGTGACGGCCGTCTATGCCGACATGACGCCGTGA
- the mutY gene encoding A/G-specific adenine glycosylase, with protein MLEWYDKHARVLPWRAPPGTPAMDPYRVWLSEVMLQQTQVATVKPYFEKFTTRWPDFASLAAADDADLMAAWAGLGYYARARNLLACARTVAGEHDGQLPRTEAGLRALPGVGGYTAAAVAAIAFDERAVVVDANVERVVSRLFAVETPLPAAKPRIHALADGITPDARPGDFAQAMMDLGATICTARAPRCMLCPLRGDCAAHSGGMPETYPRKTPKPERPQRHGTFFWIEQGGEVLLVRRPEKGLLGGMRALPTGPWQAEPPKLAGAPVAAEWHISDTHISHGFTHFRLDVALAMADVAVRPEVDQGEWWPVAEIEAAGLPTVFAKAARAFGRERCCI; from the coding sequence TTGCTCGAATGGTACGACAAACATGCCCGCGTCCTGCCCTGGCGCGCGCCGCCCGGAACGCCGGCGATGGACCCGTATCGCGTCTGGCTGTCCGAAGTGATGCTGCAACAGACGCAGGTTGCGACGGTAAAGCCCTATTTCGAGAAATTCACGACGCGCTGGCCCGATTTCGCGAGCCTCGCCGCGGCCGACGATGCCGATCTGATGGCCGCCTGGGCGGGGCTCGGCTACTATGCGCGCGCGCGGAACCTGCTCGCCTGCGCGCGCACGGTGGCAGGCGAACATGACGGGCAGCTGCCACGTACCGAGGCCGGGCTGCGCGCGCTGCCCGGTGTCGGCGGCTATACGGCGGCGGCGGTCGCGGCGATCGCTTTCGATGAACGCGCAGTGGTGGTCGATGCCAATGTCGAACGGGTCGTGTCGCGACTGTTCGCGGTCGAGACGCCATTGCCCGCGGCCAAGCCGCGCATCCATGCGCTTGCCGACGGCATCACGCCCGATGCCCGTCCGGGCGACTTTGCGCAGGCGATGATGGATCTGGGCGCTACCATCTGCACCGCGCGGGCGCCCAGATGCATGCTCTGCCCGTTGCGCGGCGATTGCGCGGCGCATTCGGGCGGCATGCCCGAAACCTATCCGCGCAAGACGCCCAAGCCCGAGCGGCCGCAGCGCCACGGCACCTTCTTCTGGATCGAGCAGGGCGGCGAGGTGCTGCTGGTGCGGCGGCCGGAGAAAGGGCTGCTGGGCGGGATGCGTGCGCTGCCGACCGGGCCGTGGCAGGCCGAACCGCCGAAGCTGGCGGGGGCGCCGGTCGCGGCCGAGTGGCATATCAGTGACACACATATAAGCCACGGTTTCACCCATTTCCGGCTCGACGTCGCGCTCGCAATGGCCGATGTGGCGGTGCGACCGGAAGTCGACCAGGGCGAGTGGTGGCCGGTGGCGGAAATCGAGGCGGCGGGTCTGCCGACCGTTTTCGCCAAGGCCGCTCGCGCATTCGGGAGAGAGAGATGCTGCATCTGA
- a CDS encoding DUF721 domain-containing protein, with protein MKKTTSSRTRKSEQTPRRSMRARPVAELVPDVGRATFRKFGFVQHSVVSRWSEIVGERFAGVSAPESIRFPPGKRAEGVLTLIAGGAHAPMLQHLGPEIVERVNRFFGYPAIARVAIRHGSVQRRQAAPPPPAPTPIPEELGESLRTVADPELRAVLESLAAGVAKKSTEIPMLGKIS; from the coding sequence ATGAAAAAGACCACATCCTCCAGAACGCGGAAATCCGAACAGACGCCGCGGCGCAGCATGCGCGCACGGCCGGTGGCCGAGCTCGTGCCGGACGTCGGCCGCGCGACCTTCCGCAAATTCGGATTCGTCCAGCACTCCGTGGTCAGCCGCTGGAGCGAAATCGTCGGCGAACGCTTTGCCGGCGTTTCGGCACCCGAATCGATTCGCTTTCCGCCGGGCAAGCGCGCCGAGGGCGTATTGACGCTGATCGCGGGCGGCGCGCATGCGCCGATGCTGCAGCATCTCGGCCCCGAGATTGTCGAGCGAGTCAATCGCTTCTTCGGCTATCCCGCCATCGCCCGAGTCGCGATCCGCCACGGCAGCGTGCAGCGCCGCCAGGCCGCGCCGCCGCCGCCCGCGCCCACCCCGATCCCCGAAGAGCTGGGCGAAAGCCTGCGCACCGTCGCCGATCCCGAGCTGCGCGCGGTGCTCGAATCGCTCGCTGCGGGCGTGGCCAAGAAATCGACCGAAATTCCCATGCTGGGCAAGATCAGCTGA
- a CDS encoding thioredoxin domain-containing protein: MRSPFRFSLLAVLAAPFLMLASCGNGGADSNLTVQADPVANVAAEQGRPWTEVVVKTEEGGYRVGNPDAPIKFLEYGSRSCPACYAFATTGFTPLMENYVSTGRVSYEFRDYLIHPQDLGLALLGRCVGEERFFPMLDQMFEAQPQFAEKERGLAPQRVQQLRSMPAPQAAPQWMEALGYVDFVKQRGVPQSKVDACLADQDAIAELVRMMRHASNELGVRGTPTFFINGEQVQSGIIWSDIEPQIRAAGAR; the protein is encoded by the coding sequence ATGCGTTCCCCCTTTCGTTTTTCGTTGCTGGCCGTCCTCGCGGCACCGTTCCTGATGCTTGCCTCGTGCGGCAATGGCGGGGCCGATTCGAACCTTACGGTACAGGCCGATCCGGTGGCGAATGTGGCCGCGGAGCAAGGCCGGCCCTGGACCGAAGTCGTGGTGAAGACCGAAGAAGGCGGCTATCGCGTCGGCAATCCCGACGCGCCGATCAAGTTCCTTGAATATGGCTCGCGCAGCTGCCCGGCCTGCTATGCCTTCGCGACCACCGGCTTCACGCCGCTGATGGAAAATTATGTTTCCACCGGTCGCGTCAGCTATGAATTTCGTGACTATCTGATTCACCCTCAGGATCTCGGGCTCGCGCTGCTCGGCCGCTGCGTCGGCGAAGAACGCTTCTTCCCGATGCTCGATCAGATGTTCGAGGCGCAGCCGCAATTCGCCGAGAAGGAGCGCGGGCTCGCTCCGCAGCGGGTGCAGCAACTGCGCAGCATGCCCGCTCCCCAGGCGGCACCGCAGTGGATGGAAGCGCTCGGCTATGTCGATTTCGTCAAGCAGCGCGGCGTGCCGCAATCGAAGGTCGATGCCTGCCTTGCCGATCAGGATGCGATCGCCGAACTGGTGCGCATGATGCGCCATGCTTCGAACGAACTGGGCGTCCGCGGCACGCCGACCTTCTTCATCAACGGCGAGCAGGTGCAGAGCGGTATCATCTGGTCCGATATCGAGCCGCAGATCCGCGCCGCGGGCGCGCGTTAA
- the smc gene encoding chromosome segregation protein SMC: MQIKRLRLSGFKSFVDPADLRIEPGLTGIVGPNGCGKSNLLEALRWAMGENSPRSMRGSGMEDVIFAGTAARPQRDFAEVSILTDEVAGEAEGEVEVVRRIERGAGSAYRINGRDVRAKDVSLLFADAATGAHSPALVSQGRISAVISAKPVERRAMLEEAAGIAGLHVRRKDAEQRLRATENNLTRLDEVIADQDARAAALKRQARQAERYRALTEDIRVAEARMIYARWRDAAAAADAAKAEAAAAEARVTERAAGQDKAAEAQRRAAERLSTERAAALAVRDRASEAMHRLSALRGDRASVDRRLQELADNEVRLAADKGREGELARDAAEALSRLEEEAGALDKRIAEAATRMPQLESALAEAERVARDAEVSLAQAMAEQASEAADARVAQAALDAARTRVERAERDKARVDAERKALPDAGPLQQERDSAARARETALQQAETGRTGLSRADAAERAAIEARDKAQSARAGAHAELAQLDSEAAALTKATRASARDRLLDRLKVDDGYERALAAALGDDLEAGLDSSAERYWAGAETLPGDPGAPADATPLAAHVQAPPELARRLSQVFVTESDTGQKLAVGQRLATLDGKLRRWDGYTARSGGAAAAQRLESVNRLHAIEKARPAALRAVESAEARLSQIEEDIAEARRAAADARRVLEHAETTGRDAARAEDRAASQLERLEAQRADIESRAQRIAGEVEEAASEQSRAQAALAALPDGQQTRERVSKLSSDTENRRAAAAAARAERTAQEQELSRARERLAAAQAERKSWQARAGEAARRSEEMETRAAALAQEKEQLAARPAELDGLIAEAERTAETTRAESSAAQAAEAEAEAALRITENEVRLTAERLAEAREIRAGAAARAENQEARRIEMGRLSGERFECPPPILGERVGFETDTVGEPGAESATHDKLIAERERIGPVNLVAETELAELSESSAANAKERDELTLAVNQLRGSIGTLNREGRQRLLAAFEAVNDHFTRLFTTLFNGGSAHLELIDSEDPLEAGLEIMAQPPGKKLQSLTLLSGGEQALTAVALIFALFLTNPAPICVLDEVDAPLDDANIERFCDLLDRMNRETRTRYLIVTHNAATMARMDRLFGVTMVERGVSRLVSVDLGGAESLLAAE, encoded by the coding sequence ATGCAGATCAAGCGCCTGAGGCTTTCCGGCTTCAAGAGCTTCGTCGACCCTGCCGATTTGCGCATCGAACCGGGGCTGACGGGCATCGTCGGCCCCAATGGCTGCGGCAAATCCAATCTGCTCGAAGCGCTGCGATGGGCGATGGGCGAGAACTCGCCCCGCTCGATGCGCGGTTCGGGGATGGAAGACGTGATCTTCGCGGGTACCGCCGCCCGTCCGCAACGCGATTTCGCCGAAGTCTCGATCCTCACCGACGAAGTTGCGGGCGAGGCGGAAGGCGAAGTCGAAGTCGTCCGCCGCATCGAGCGCGGCGCTGGATCGGCCTATCGCATCAACGGGCGCGACGTGCGCGCCAAGGATGTGTCGCTGCTCTTCGCCGACGCGGCGACCGGCGCGCATTCCCCCGCGCTCGTCAGCCAGGGGCGGATCAGCGCGGTCATTTCCGCCAAGCCGGTCGAACGCCGCGCGATGCTGGAGGAAGCCGCCGGCATCGCCGGGCTGCATGTCCGCCGCAAGGATGCCGAACAGCGGCTGCGCGCGACCGAGAACAACCTGACGCGCCTCGACGAAGTCATCGCCGACCAGGACGCGCGCGCCGCCGCGCTGAAACGGCAGGCACGACAGGCCGAACGCTATCGCGCGCTGACCGAGGATATCCGGGTGGCAGAAGCGCGGATGATCTATGCCCGCTGGCGCGATGCCGCCGCCGCCGCCGATGCCGCAAAGGCCGAAGCCGCCGCAGCCGAAGCGCGGGTCACCGAACGCGCCGCCGGCCAGGATAAGGCCGCCGAGGCGCAGCGCAGGGCCGCCGAGCGGCTGAGTACCGAACGCGCCGCCGCGCTTGCCGTTCGCGATCGCGCAAGCGAAGCGATGCACCGGCTTTCGGCGCTGCGCGGCGATCGCGCTTCGGTCGACAGGCGACTTCAGGAGCTGGCCGACAACGAAGTGCGGCTGGCCGCCGACAAGGGCCGCGAGGGCGAGCTTGCCCGCGACGCCGCCGAGGCGCTGTCGCGGCTGGAGGAAGAGGCCGGCGCGCTCGACAAGCGCATCGCCGAAGCGGCGACGCGCATGCCGCAACTCGAATCGGCGCTGGCCGAGGCCGAGCGCGTGGCGCGCGATGCCGAAGTCTCGCTGGCGCAGGCGATGGCCGAGCAGGCAAGCGAAGCGGCCGATGCGCGCGTCGCGCAGGCGGCGCTGGACGCGGCGAGGACGCGCGTCGAACGCGCCGAGCGCGACAAGGCGCGAGTCGATGCCGAGCGCAAGGCGCTGCCCGATGCCGGACCGCTGCAGCAAGAACGCGACAGCGCCGCCAGGGCGCGCGAAACGGCGCTGCAACAGGCCGAAACCGGCCGCACCGGCCTTTCGCGCGCCGATGCCGCCGAGCGCGCCGCGATCGAGGCGCGCGACAAGGCGCAGTCGGCGCGCGCCGGGGCGCATGCCGAACTGGCACAACTCGACAGCGAAGCCGCCGCGCTGACCAAGGCGACTCGCGCCTCGGCCAGGGATCGGCTGCTCGACCGGCTGAAAGTCGATGACGGCTATGAACGCGCGCTCGCCGCGGCACTGGGCGACGATCTGGAGGCGGGGCTCGACAGCAGTGCGGAGCGCTATTGGGCCGGCGCCGAAACGCTTCCGGGAGACCCCGGCGCACCGGCCGATGCGACACCGCTGGCGGCGCATGTTCAGGCGCCCCCCGAGCTGGCGCGCCGCCTGTCGCAAGTGTTCGTCACTGAAAGCGATACCGGGCAGAAGCTGGCCGTGGGTCAGCGGCTGGCGACTCTCGACGGCAAATTGCGCCGCTGGGACGGCTATACCGCACGATCGGGCGGTGCGGCGGCGGCGCAGCGGCTGGAAAGCGTCAATCGCCTCCATGCGATCGAAAAGGCACGGCCCGCGGCGCTCCGCGCGGTCGAAAGCGCCGAGGCACGGCTCTCGCAGATCGAGGAGGACATCGCCGAGGCCCGTCGCGCAGCCGCCGATGCGCGGCGCGTGCTCGAACATGCCGAAACCACCGGCCGCGATGCCGCCCGCGCCGAGGATCGCGCGGCAAGCCAGCTCGAACGGCTGGAGGCGCAGCGTGCCGATATCGAATCGCGCGCGCAGCGGATCGCAGGCGAAGTCGAGGAAGCGGCCAGCGAACAGTCGCGCGCGCAGGCCGCGCTCGCCGCGCTGCCCGATGGGCAGCAAACGCGCGAGCGTGTTTCCAAGCTTTCCAGCGACACCGAAAATCGCCGCGCCGCCGCCGCTGCCGCGCGCGCCGAACGCACCGCGCAGGAACAGGAGCTGAGCCGCGCGCGCGAGCGGCTCGCCGCCGCCCAGGCCGAACGCAAAAGCTGGCAGGCACGCGCCGGCGAAGCCGCCCGCCGCAGCGAGGAAATGGAAACGCGTGCCGCCGCACTGGCGCAGGAGAAGGAACAGCTCGCCGCGCGTCCCGCCGAACTCGACGGGCTGATCGCCGAAGCCGAACGCACCGCCGAGACCACCCGCGCCGAATCGAGCGCCGCACAGGCAGCCGAGGCGGAAGCCGAGGCGGCGCTGCGCATCACCGAGAATGAAGTGCGCCTGACCGCCGAACGGCTGGCCGAGGCCCGCGAAATTCGCGCCGGCGCCGCCGCGCGCGCGGAAAATCAGGAGGCACGGCGGATCGAAATGGGGCGCCTGTCGGGCGAGCGGTTCGAATGCCCGCCGCCGATATTGGGCGAACGCGTCGGCTTCGAAACCGACACGGTCGGCGAACCAGGCGCCGAATCGGCGACACATGACAAGCTGATCGCCGAGCGCGAGCGGATCGGCCCGGTCAATCTGGTGGCCGAGACCGAACTCGCCGAACTGAGCGAATCAAGCGCCGCCAATGCCAAGGAGCGCGACGAACTGACGCTCGCGGTCAATCAGCTGCGCGGATCGATCGGCACGCTCAATCGCGAGGGCCGCCAGCGATTGCTGGCGGCGTTCGAAGCCGTGAACGACCATTTCACGCGACTCTTCACCACGCTGTTCAACGGTGGCAGCGCGCATCTCGAACTGATCGACTCGGAAGACCCGCTCGAAGCGGGGCTGGAAATCATGGCGCAGCCGCCGGGCAAGAAGCTGCAGTCGCTGACGCTGCTTTCGGGCGGCGAACAGGCGCTTACCGCCGTCGCGCTGATCTTCGCGCTGTTCCTGACCAATCCCGCGCCGATCTGTGTGCTCGACGAAGTCGACGCGCCGCTCGACGACGCCAATATCGAGCGCTTCTGCGATCTTCTCGACCGGATGAACCGCGAGACGCGCACCCGTTATCTGATCGTCACGCACAATGCGGCGACGATGGCGCGTATGGACCGGCTGTTCGGCGTGACGATGGTTGAACGCGGCGTGAGCAGGCTGGTCAGTGTCGACCTTGGCGGCGCCGAAAGCCTGCTCGCCGCCGAATAG